One genomic segment of Brassica napus cultivar Da-Ae chromosome A3, Da-Ae, whole genome shotgun sequence includes these proteins:
- the LOC106440847 gene encoding probable transcriptional regulator SLK1: MNKATVSGAIESSFSLTDALTMQRNGGISNPRVPTSPMSFSNNINVPGSLVLDGSASMQQGGQGSVPMRENSYLHVDKKPKLEVKQEDMLQQQVLQQYIQRQDPTGRNPQLQALLHQQRLRQQQQQILQSMSPSQRLQLQQQQQLLRQQQGAQQIPPSVRPFEPGVCARKLMMYLYHLQQRPAENCITYWRKFVAEYFSPRAKQRLCLSQYESAGHHALGMVSQAAPDMWQCDLCGTKSGKGFEATFDVLARLNEIKFASGIIDEFLYLDLPRENRFSNGLMMLEYRKAVQETVHEQFRVIREGHLRIIFSQDLKILSWEFCARRHEELLLRRLIAPQVNQLLQVALKCQSTISESGSDGVSKQDLQSNSNMVLGAGRQLAKFMELQSLNDLGYPKRYIRTLQISEVVKSMKDLMNFTGDHKIGPIEGLKQLFEQTAAVKLQRQKEMEQLGNSGAIMNASSQAQMALTQGTMNGLTGNNNHPQIVGRGAMNGSAQAAAALTNYQSMLMRQNAMNNPNSKQEGFSSQSQSPSSSSHQRQNLATGGFPSSPQMQQRTMNGAPNTLQQNPPHRLLQPPHSHGTNQEQQMLHQMLQQMSENGANVQQQQAFSGQSGGNSNAERNPTASTSNISGGGVRVPSRNNSFKSASNSNLHLTEDIPITELPHDFSADDFFNNSDIYGSL, encoded by the exons ATGAACAAAGCAACGGTCTCAGGAGCGATAGAATCTAGTTTCTCATTGACTGATGCTCTAACTATGCAGAGGAACGGAGGCATCAGTAATCCGCGTGTCCCAACGTCACCAATGTCCTTCTCGAATAACATTAACGTTCCAGGCTCCTTGGTTCTTGATGGCTCTGCTTCAATGCAGCAAGGAGGACAAGGCTCAGTTCCAATGAGGGAAAACAGTTATCTCCATGTGGATAAGAAGCCCAAGTTAGAGGTTAAGCAAGAGGACATGCTGCAGCAGCAGGTTTTACAGCAGTACATCCAGCGTCAGGACCCCACGGGGAGGAATCCACAGCTGCAAGCTTTGCTTCACCAGCAGAGGCTGAGGCAACAACAGCAGCAGATTCTTCAGTCCATGTCACCCTCTCAGAGACTCCAActccagcagcagcagcagttGTTGAGACAGCAGCAAGGCGCTCAGCAGATCCCTCCTAGTGTACGTCCTTTTGAACCTGGCGTCTGTGCAAGGAAACTGATGATGTACTTGTATCATCTACAGCAACGACCTGCT GAAAATTGCATTACTTATTGGAGAAAATTCGTGGCTGAGTACTTCTCACCTCGTGCAAAGCAAAGGTTGTGCTTGTCACAGTACGAAAGTGCTGGCCACCATGCGCTTGGCATGGTTTCCCAGGCAGCTCCG GATATGTGGCAGTGTGATCTTTGTGGCACAAAGTCTGGAAAAGGATTTG AGGCAACGTTTGATGTGCTTGCAAGACtaaatgaaatcaaatttgCTAGTGGCATCATTGATGAATTCTTATATCTGGACCTTCCACGAGAAAACAGATTTTCCAATGGACTGATGATGTTAGAATACAGAAAAGCAGTTCAGGAAACTGTACATGAGCAGTTTCGTGTTATCCGTGAGGGCCATCTTCGTATCATATTCTCTCAAGATTTGAAG ATACTTTCTTGGGAGTTTTGTGCTCGGCGTCATGAAGAGCTTCTCCTCCGCAGACTTATTGCTCCACAG GTGAACCAGTTGCTTCAGGTTGCACTAAAATGCCAGAGCACAATCTCGGAGAGTGGGTCAGATGGAGTTTCTAAGCAGGATTTACAGTCAAACAGTAACAT GGTCTTGGGAGCAGGACGGCAGCTGGCAAAGTTCATGGAATTACAGTCTCTGAATGATCTTGGCTATCCAAAAAGATATATCAGAACTCTACAG ATATCTGAAGTTGTTAAGAGCATGAAGGATCTGATGAACTTCACTGGCGACCACAAAATTGGTCCTATTG AGGGGTTGAAACAGCTTTTTGAACAGACAGCGGCAGTAAAGCTCCAGAGACAGAAAGAGATGGAGCAGTTAGGTAATAGTGGAGCTATAATGAATGCGTCATCTCAAGCTCAGATGGCGTTGACACAAGGAACGATGAACGGCCTAACTGGGAACAACAATCACCCTCAAATTGTCGGTCGTGGAGCTATGAATGGCTCAGCTCAAGCCGCAGCAGCTCTGACCAACTACCAGAGCATGCTTATGAGGCAAAATGCTATGAACAACCCAAACTCGAAACAAGAGGGGTTCTCGAGTCAGAGCCAGAGTCCATCTTCCTCGTCTCATCAGAGGCAGAACTTAGCCACAGGTGGATTTCCCAGCTCTCCCCAGATGCAACAGCGCACCATGAATGGCGCTCCCAACACGCTTCAACAGAATCCTCCTCATCGTTTGCTGCAACCACCACATTCACATGGTACCAATCAGGAGCAGCAGATGCTTCACCAGATGTTGCAGCAGATGTCTGAAAACGGAGCAAATGTGCAACAGCAACAAGCCTTTTCAGGTCAAAGTGGTGGCAACAGTAATGCAGAGAGAAACCCAACTGCCTCTACTTCAAACATCTCAGGAGGAGGAGTACGAGTTCCAAGCCGCAACAACAGTTTCAAATCAGCTTCAAACAGCAACCTTCATTTAACAGAAGATATACCTATCACAGAACTACCTCATGATTTCTCAGCAGACGACTTCTTCAACAACAGCGATATTTATGGCAGCTTGTAA
- the LOC106444622 gene encoding protein phosphatase inhibitor 2 isoform X2: MTKGRVQWDEANIVEIESNKPVRQKITEPKTPYHPPYPMIDDDGSLSSRVRSFDNFVEMHRAEELKNDLNDLASSSKIISHISDSGDWTPSEDEAEPIDQNEEDPEGEKNTSFNEHRRVHYDEFRMVKEMRSSGGSFYGEDAEGDDSAKTGKPEATISQNTPGAADAISSGKSSSSST; this comes from the exons ATGACAAA GGGACGTGTACAATGGGATGAAGCTAATATAGTGGAAATTGAATCCAACAAACCTGTTAGGCAGAAGATTACTGAACCAAAGACACCCTATCACCCACCGTACCCCAtgattgatgatgatg gttCTCTGTCTTCTAGAGTAAGATCGTTTGACAACTTTGTTGAAATGCATCGTGCTGAAGAACTAAAGAATGATCTGAACGATTTAGCTTCTTCAAGTAAAATTATTAGCCACATATCTGATTCTGGTGACTGGACCCCGTCAGAGGATGAAGCAGAACCAATAGATCAAAATGAAGAAG ATCCTGAGGGAGAGAAAAACACAAGTTTCAATGAACATAGACGGGTGCACTATGACGAGTTTCGAATGGTAAAGGAGATGAGATCCTCTGGTGGTTCTTTCTATGGTGAAGACGCAGAAGGAGACGATAGTGCCAAAACAGGTAAACCAGAGGCAACAATCTCACAGAACACTCCAGGTGCTGCGGATGCGATATCTTCAGGGAAGTCATCTTCGTCTTCTACTTGA
- the LOC106442747 gene encoding probable transcriptional regulator SLK1 isoform X2: MGENNYYHVDKKKKPKLEEVEQDDMLHYNQYQDPPTGGQDVQLQAWRRQQNQFLQSQRPRHLPQQQYIQHQGPTVRNPQLQALLHRYRLRQHQQTLQLQLQQQQQLRRLLLQQQIPPNVCPFGGGMCAHRKFMMFLHHIKQRPEDNCITFWRAFVAEYFSPRAKQRLCFSQYKGADHMLGTLPQGMWQCNHCGTKSGKGVEATFDVLPRLFEIKFASGFVNELLSLEDPRECRVSSGLIVLKYRKLVQTIEYEQCRVVHEGPFLIIFSQDLKILRWEFCVQRHEEFLPRRLIAPKVNQLLQVVAQQDLQTNSNMVLAARRQLANSMELQPLNDLGYPKKYFRALQTYEVVKSMKALMDFTENHKIGPIEGWKRLSEQTERMRLQRQKMQEMEHLWNSGAMNRSAQAQMDGLTGYNNHHHSSAQAAAALTNNQSMLMRLNAVNNQYSDTSIQEGFSSSQHPTPNSNQGHQRQNLATGGFLSSPQMQQQQQRTLNTFQQTHFPEDATEIPVEFSDDNFNDSDKQGSL; this comes from the exons ATGGGGGAAAACAATTATTACCATGtggataagaagaagaagcccaAGTTAGAAGAAGTTGAGCAAGACGACATGCTGCACTACAATCAGTATCAGGACCCACCCACGGGGGGACAAGATGTGCAGTTGCAAGCTTGGAGGAGGCAACAGAACCAGTTTCTTCAATCTCAGAGACCCCGCCATCTTCCACAACAGCAGTACATCCAGCACCAGGGCCCCACCGTAAGGAATCCGCAGTTGCAAGCTTTGCTTCACCGGTACAGGCTGAGGCAACACCAGCAGACGCTTCAACTCCAACTTCAGCAACAGCAGCAGCTGAGACGGCTACTACTGCAACAACAGATCCCTCCTAATGTATGTCCTTTTGGAGGTGGTATGTGCGCTCATCGGAAATTTATGATGTTCTTGCATCACATAAAGCAACGACCTGAG gataATTGCATTACCTTTTGGAGGGCATTCGTGGCTGAATACTTCTCACCTCGTGCAAAGCAAAGGTTGTGCTTTTCACAGTACAAAGGTGCTGACCACATGCTTGGCACCTTACCACAG GGTATGTGGCAGTGTAATCACTGCGGCACCAAGTCTGGAAAAGGAGTTG AGGCAACTTTCGATGTGCTTCCCAGACtatttgaaatcaaatttgCTAGTGGCTTCGTTAACGAGCTCTTATCTCTGGAAGATCCACGAGAATGCAGAGTTTCCAGTGGACTGATtgtattaaaatatagaaaactagttCAGACAATTGAATATGAGCAGTGTCGTGTTGTTCATGAGGGCCCTTTTCTGATCATATTCTCTCAAGATTTAAAG ATCCTGCGTTGGGAGTTTTGTGTTCAGCGTCATGAAGAGTTTCTTCCCCGCAGACTTATTGCTCCCAAG GTGAACCAGTTGCTTCAGGTTGTTGCTCAGCAGGATTTACAAACAAATAGTAACAT GGTCTTGGCGGCAAGAAGGCAGCTGGCAAATTCCATGGAATTACAGCCTCTGAATGATCTTGGCTATCCGAAAAAATATTTCAGAGCTCTACAG ACATATGAAGTTGTCAAGAGCATGAAGGCTCTGATGGATTTCACAGAGAACCACAAAATTGGCCCTATCG AGGGGTGGAAACGACTTTCGGAACAGACAGAGAGAATGAGGCTCCAGAGACAGAAAATGCAAGAGATGGAGCACTTATGGAATAGTGGAGCTATGAATAGGTCAGCTCAAGCTCAGATGGACGGCCTAACTGGCTACAACAATCACCATCATAGCTCAGCTCAAGCCGCTGCTGCTCTGACCAACAACCAAAGCATGCTTATGAGGCTAAATGCTGTGAATAACCAATACTCAGATACGAGCATACAAGAGGGGTTCTCGTCGAGTCAGCATCCAACCCCAAACTCAAACCAGGGTCATCAGAGGCAGAACTTAGCAACAGGTGGATTTCTCAGCTCTCCCCAGATGCAACAGCAGCAGCAGCGCACTCTCAACACGTTTCAGCAGACACATTTTCCAGAAGATGCCACAGAAATACCTGTCGAATTCTCAGACGACAACTTCAACGACAGTGATAAGCAGGGTAGCTTGTAG
- the LOC106444622 gene encoding protein phosphatase inhibitor 2 isoform X1, which produces MTKGRVQWDEANIVEIESNKPVRQKITEPKTPYHPPYPMIDDDGGSLSSRVRSFDNFVEMHRAEELKNDLNDLASSSKIISHISDSGDWTPSEDEAEPIDQNEEDPEGEKNTSFNEHRRVHYDEFRMVKEMRSSGGSFYGEDAEGDDSAKTGKPEATISQNTPGAADAISSGKSSSSST; this is translated from the exons ATGACAAA GGGACGTGTACAATGGGATGAAGCTAATATAGTGGAAATTGAATCCAACAAACCTGTTAGGCAGAAGATTACTGAACCAAAGACACCCTATCACCCACCGTACCCCAtgattgatgatgatggtg gttCTCTGTCTTCTAGAGTAAGATCGTTTGACAACTTTGTTGAAATGCATCGTGCTGAAGAACTAAAGAATGATCTGAACGATTTAGCTTCTTCAAGTAAAATTATTAGCCACATATCTGATTCTGGTGACTGGACCCCGTCAGAGGATGAAGCAGAACCAATAGATCAAAATGAAGAAG ATCCTGAGGGAGAGAAAAACACAAGTTTCAATGAACATAGACGGGTGCACTATGACGAGTTTCGAATGGTAAAGGAGATGAGATCCTCTGGTGGTTCTTTCTATGGTGAAGACGCAGAAGGAGACGATAGTGCCAAAACAGGTAAACCAGAGGCAACAATCTCACAGAACACTCCAGGTGCTGCGGATGCGATATCTTCAGGGAAGTCATCTTCGTCTTCTACTTGA
- the LOC106440848 gene encoding DNA mismatch repair protein MSH3: MGKQKQQVISRFFAPKPKPSPPPNQESSTPPPKISATVSFSPSKRKLLSDHLAAASPKKPKPSQNPTPKPDPNLHRRFLQRFLEPPPEEESLPVTTSIKYTPLEQQVVELKSKHPDVILMVEVGYRYRFFGEDAEIAARVLGIYAHMDHSFMTASVPTFRLNVHVRRLVNAGYKVGVVKQTETAAIKSHGANRAGPFFRGLSGLYTKATLEAAEDISGGCVGEEGFGGQSNFLVCVVDERVDRESNKGCGLEASFDVRVGVVGVEISTGEVVHGEFNDNFMRSGLEAVVLSLSPAELLLGQPLSQQTEKFLLGYAGPTSNVRVERAALDRFRNGSAVDEIVSIYEDLSARNIEDDKENKVEAAEEKISRLTVHTIMNMPHLTVKALALTLRHLKQFGFERILFEGASIRSLSSTTEMTLSANTLQQLEVIRNNSDGSESGSLFHNMNQTLTVYGSRLLRHWVTHPLCDRNLISARLDAVSEIVACMGSPSSSQASDELDEQSSERKIVPSEFYHVLSSVLTALSRSPDIQRGITRIFHRTAKATEFIAVIEAILLAGKQLQRLGIKQYCETRSMQSATVRSSLLRKLISVVSSPAVVDNAAKLLSALNKEGAARGDLLDILITSSNQFPELAEARQAVLAVREKLDSLIVSYRKKLANRNLDFLDVSGITHLIEVPVDAKVPINWVKVNSTKKTIRYHPPEIVAGLDELALATEHLAIVNRASWDSFLKSFAGYYIDFQAAIQALAALDCLHSFATLSRNKNYMCPLFVDDSEPVEINIQSGRHPVLETILQDNFVPNDTSLHAEGEYCQIITGPNMGGKSCYIRQVALISIMAQVGSFVPASFAKLHVLDGVFTRMGATDSIQHGRSTFLEELSEASHIIRTCSSRSLVIIDELGRGTSTHDGVAIAYATLHHLLVEKRCLVLFVTHYPEIAEISNSFPVSAGTYHVSYLTSQKDNGGSDHDNVTYLYKLVRGLCSRSFGFKVAQLAQIPPSCIDRAITMAANLEAEVRARERKTVSSVKHLMESPGKPKAHAEPPESRTEESMSVLGDLFADLRCALSEDDPSKSFKLLKDAWKIAEDLVARQKYLCINKNIPRER, translated from the exons ATGGGCAAGCAGAAACAGCAGGTGATTTCTCGATTCTTCGctcccaaacccaaaccctcACCGCCGCCGAATCAGGAATCGTCAACACCGCCGCCGAAGATTTCCGCCACCGTCTCCTTCTCCCCTTCCAAGCGAAAACTTCTCTCCGATCATCTCGCCGCCGCGTCACCCAAGAAGCCCAAACCATCTCAAAACCCCACACCCAAACCCGACCCCAATCTACACCGAAGATTCCTCCAGAGATTCCTAGAACCTCCACCGGAGGAAGAATCTCTCCCCGTAACAACCTCGATTAAGTACACGCCGTTGGAACAGCAGGTGGTGGAGCTGAAGAGTAAGCACCCGGATGTGATTCTGATGGTGGAAGTTGGTTACAGGTATAGATTCTTCGGAGAAGACGCGGAGATAGCAGCGCGTGTGTTGGGCATTTACGCTCATATGGATCACAGCTTCATGACGGCGAGCGTACCGACGTTTCGGCTCAATGTCCACGTGAGGAGGCTGGTGAATGCAGGGTACAAGGTTGGTGTGGTGAAGCAGACCGAAACTGCGGCTATTAAGTCCCACGGAGCGAACCGGGCCGGTCCGTTTTTCCGTGGCTTATCGGGTTTGTATACTAAAGCGACGCTTGAGGCGGCTGAGGATATAAGTGGCGGGTGTGTTGGTGAAGAAGGTTTTGGTGGTCAGAGTAATTTCTTGGTTTGTGTAGTGGATGAGAGAGTTGATAGGGAGAGTAATAAAGGTTGTGGTTTGGAAGCGAGTTTTGATGTTAGAGTTGGTGTTGTTGGCGTTGAGATTTCTACTGGTGAAGTTGTTCATGGAGAGTTTAATGATAATTTCATGAGGAGTGGGTTAGAGGCTGTGGTTTTGAGCTTATCTCCAGCTGAGTTGTTGCTTGGCCAGCCTCTTTCACAGCAAACTGAGAAG TTTCTGTTGGGATATGCTGGACCTACTTCAAACGTTCGAGTGGAACGTGCCGCACTGGATCGTTTCCGCAATGGTAGTGCAGTAGATGAGATTGTTTCAATATATGAAGATCTCAGTGCAAGAAACATAGAAGATGATAAAGAAAACAAGGTGGAGGCTGCTGAAGAGAAAATATCTCGCTTGACAGTTCAT ACAATTATGAACATGCCACATCTGACTGTTAAAGCCCTTGCCCTGACACTGCGCCATCTCAAACAGTTTGGATTTGAAAGGATCCTTTTCGAGGGAGCTTCAATTCGCTCTTTATCAAGCACCACAGAGATGACTCTCTCAGCCAATACACTGCAACAGTTGGAG GTTATAAGAAATAACTCAGATGGATCGGAGTCTGGCTCTTTATTCCATAATATGAACCAGACTCTTACGGTATATGGTTCCAGGCTTCTTAGACACTGG GTGACTCATCCTCTTTGCGATAGAAATTTGATATCGGCTCGCCTTGATGCTGTTTCTGAGATTGTTGCATGCATGGGATCTCCTAGTTCTTCCCAGGCCAGCGACGAGTTAGATGAACAAAGTTCTGAGAGAAAAATTGTACCATCTGAGTTTTATCATGTGCTCTCCTCAGTCTTGACAGCCTTGTCTAGATCACCTGATATTCAACGTGGAATAACAAGAATCTTTCATCGGACTGCTAAAGCCACAGAG TTCATTGCAGTTATCGAAGCTATTTTACTTGCGGGGAAGCAACTTCAACGCCTTGGCATAAAGCAATATTGTGAAACGAGGAGTATGCAATCCGCAACTGTGCGGTCTTCTCTTTTGAGAAAATTGATTTCGGTTGTTTCGTCCCCTGCTGTGGTTGACAATGCCGCGAAACTTCTCTCTGCCCTCAACAAGGAAGGGGCTGCTCGAGGAGACTTGCTCGACATACTAATCACTTCTAGCAACCAATTTCCTGAG CTTGCTGAAGCTCGCCAAGCAGTTCTAGCTGTCAGGGAAAAGCTAGATTCCTTGATAGTTTCATATCGAAAGAAGCTCGCGAATCGAAATTTGGATTTTCTTGATGTGTCTGGGATCACGCATTTAATAGAG GTGCCTGTTGATGCCAAGGTTCCTATCAATTGGGTGAAAGTTAATAGCACCAAAAAGACTATTCGATATCACCCCCCAGAAATAGTAGCTGGACTGGACGAGCTAGCTCTAGCAACAGAACATCTTGCTATAGTGAACCGAGCTTCATGGGATAGTTTTCTCAAAAGTTTTGCTGGATACTATATTGATTTTCAGGCTGCCATTCAAGCTCTTGCTGCGCTGGACTGTTTGCACTCCTTTGCAACTCTATCTAGAAATAAG AACTATATGTGTCCTTTGTTTGTTGATGACAGTGAACCAGTTGAGATAAACATACAGTCTGGTCGTCATCCT GTTTTGGAGACTATATTACAAGATAACTTCGTCCCAAACGACACAAGCTTGCACGCAGAAGGGGAATATTGCCAGATTATCACTGGACCTAACATGGGAGGAAAGAGCTGCTATATCCGTCAAGTTGCTTTAATTTCCATAATGGCTCAG GTTGGTTCCTTTGTACCAGCTTCATTCGCCAAGCTGCACGTTCTTGATGGTGTTTTCACTCGGATGGGTGCTACAGACAGTATCCAGCATGGTCGAAGTACTTTTCTAGAGGAGTTAAGTGAGGCCTCGCACATAATCAGAACCTGCTCTTCACGTTCGCTTGTTATAATAGATGAGCTCGGAAGAGGCACTAGCACACATGACGGTGTAGCCATTGCCTATGCAACACTACACCATCTCTTAGTAGAAAAGAGATGTTTGGTTCTTTTTGTCACGCATTACCCTGAAATAGCCGAGATCAGTAACAGTTTCCCGGTTTCTGCTGGTACATACCATGTCTCGTATCTGACATCACAGAAGGATAATGGCGGGTCTGATCATGATAATGTGACCTACCTATATAAACTCGTGCGTGGCCTTTGCAGCAGGAGCTTTGGTTTTAAGGTTGCTCAGCTTGCCCAG ATACCTCCATCATGTATAGATCGAGCCATTACCATGGCTGCAAATTTGGAAGCTGAGGTACGTGcaagagagagaaaaacagTTAGTAGCGTAAAGCATCTCATGGAGTCACCGGGGAAACCAAAAGCACATGCTGAACCCCCAGAATCTCGCACCGAAGAATCTATGTCTGTTTTAGGTGACTTGTTTGCAGACCTGAGATGTGCTCTCTCTGAAGACGACCCTTCAAAATCATTCAAGTTGTTAAAAGATGCTTGGAAGATTGCAGAAGATTTAGTAGCAAG gcaaaaatatttatgtattaacaAGAACATCCCAAGGGAGAGATGA
- the LOC106442747 gene encoding probable transcriptional regulator SLK1 isoform X1 gives MILFVSSVPMGENNYYHVDKKKKPKLEEVEQDDMLHYNQYQDPPTGGQDVQLQAWRRQQNQFLQSQRPRHLPQQQYIQHQGPTVRNPQLQALLHRYRLRQHQQTLQLQLQQQQQLRRLLLQQQIPPNVCPFGGGMCAHRKFMMFLHHIKQRPEDNCITFWRAFVAEYFSPRAKQRLCFSQYKGADHMLGTLPQGMWQCNHCGTKSGKGVEATFDVLPRLFEIKFASGFVNELLSLEDPRECRVSSGLIVLKYRKLVQTIEYEQCRVVHEGPFLIIFSQDLKILRWEFCVQRHEEFLPRRLIAPKVNQLLQVVAQQDLQTNSNMVLAARRQLANSMELQPLNDLGYPKKYFRALQTYEVVKSMKALMDFTENHKIGPIEGWKRLSEQTERMRLQRQKMQEMEHLWNSGAMNRSAQAQMDGLTGYNNHHHSSAQAAAALTNNQSMLMRLNAVNNQYSDTSIQEGFSSSQHPTPNSNQGHQRQNLATGGFLSSPQMQQQQQRTLNTFQQTHFPEDATEIPVEFSDDNFNDSDKQGSL, from the exons ATGATTCTGTTTGTTAG TTCAGTTCCGATGGGGGAAAACAATTATTACCATGtggataagaagaagaagcccaAGTTAGAAGAAGTTGAGCAAGACGACATGCTGCACTACAATCAGTATCAGGACCCACCCACGGGGGGACAAGATGTGCAGTTGCAAGCTTGGAGGAGGCAACAGAACCAGTTTCTTCAATCTCAGAGACCCCGCCATCTTCCACAACAGCAGTACATCCAGCACCAGGGCCCCACCGTAAGGAATCCGCAGTTGCAAGCTTTGCTTCACCGGTACAGGCTGAGGCAACACCAGCAGACGCTTCAACTCCAACTTCAGCAACAGCAGCAGCTGAGACGGCTACTACTGCAACAACAGATCCCTCCTAATGTATGTCCTTTTGGAGGTGGTATGTGCGCTCATCGGAAATTTATGATGTTCTTGCATCACATAAAGCAACGACCTGAG gataATTGCATTACCTTTTGGAGGGCATTCGTGGCTGAATACTTCTCACCTCGTGCAAAGCAAAGGTTGTGCTTTTCACAGTACAAAGGTGCTGACCACATGCTTGGCACCTTACCACAG GGTATGTGGCAGTGTAATCACTGCGGCACCAAGTCTGGAAAAGGAGTTG AGGCAACTTTCGATGTGCTTCCCAGACtatttgaaatcaaatttgCTAGTGGCTTCGTTAACGAGCTCTTATCTCTGGAAGATCCACGAGAATGCAGAGTTTCCAGTGGACTGATtgtattaaaatatagaaaactagttCAGACAATTGAATATGAGCAGTGTCGTGTTGTTCATGAGGGCCCTTTTCTGATCATATTCTCTCAAGATTTAAAG ATCCTGCGTTGGGAGTTTTGTGTTCAGCGTCATGAAGAGTTTCTTCCCCGCAGACTTATTGCTCCCAAG GTGAACCAGTTGCTTCAGGTTGTTGCTCAGCAGGATTTACAAACAAATAGTAACAT GGTCTTGGCGGCAAGAAGGCAGCTGGCAAATTCCATGGAATTACAGCCTCTGAATGATCTTGGCTATCCGAAAAAATATTTCAGAGCTCTACAG ACATATGAAGTTGTCAAGAGCATGAAGGCTCTGATGGATTTCACAGAGAACCACAAAATTGGCCCTATCG AGGGGTGGAAACGACTTTCGGAACAGACAGAGAGAATGAGGCTCCAGAGACAGAAAATGCAAGAGATGGAGCACTTATGGAATAGTGGAGCTATGAATAGGTCAGCTCAAGCTCAGATGGACGGCCTAACTGGCTACAACAATCACCATCATAGCTCAGCTCAAGCCGCTGCTGCTCTGACCAACAACCAAAGCATGCTTATGAGGCTAAATGCTGTGAATAACCAATACTCAGATACGAGCATACAAGAGGGGTTCTCGTCGAGTCAGCATCCAACCCCAAACTCAAACCAGGGTCATCAGAGGCAGAACTTAGCAACAGGTGGATTTCTCAGCTCTCCCCAGATGCAACAGCAGCAGCAGCGCACTCTCAACACGTTTCAGCAGACACATTTTCCAGAAGATGCCACAGAAATACCTGTCGAATTCTCAGACGACAACTTCAACGACAGTGATAAGCAGGGTAGCTTGTAG